From the genome of Winogradskyella forsetii, one region includes:
- a CDS encoding family 43 glycosylhydrolase has translation MNDKKQILIILVLIVLSIHYSFAQNPLIRDQFTADPSARVFGDKVYVFPSHDILATKERGREDWFCMEDYHVFSSENLTDWEDHGVIVTQNKVPWVKPNSYSMWAPDCIEKNGKYYFYFPSTAKETLTSGRGFTIGVAIADQPEGPYTPESQPIKGVKGIDPNVFIDKDGQAYMYWSQGNIYVAKLKDNMVELDGEVITIDNLPTKGLKEGPYVFERNGVYYLTYPHVENKTERLEYAISDNPLGPFKVTGVIMDESPTGCWTNHQSIINFKNHWYLFYHHNDYSPSFDKARSIRADKLFFNPNGTIQKVTPTLRGIGISQAANKIEIDRYSKLSEQGTSITFIDTTNTFKGWKTVFNKQNAWIQYNDVDFDKEGIKQVKIKAKSSKGGVVQVNTEGLSGKVIAEINIPATEEWTEITAKINTKSKGIKNLFIQSKTDNPIEIDWITFEQ, from the coding sequence ATGAATGATAAAAAGCAAATTTTAATAATCTTAGTATTGATAGTTTTATCAATTCACTATTCATTTGCTCAAAATCCACTAATACGAGATCAATTTACAGCAGACCCTTCAGCAAGGGTGTTTGGAGATAAAGTTTATGTATTTCCGTCACATGATATTTTAGCCACTAAAGAGAGAGGTAGAGAAGATTGGTTTTGTATGGAGGATTACCACGTATTTTCTTCTGAAAATTTAACGGATTGGGAAGATCATGGAGTGATTGTTACTCAAAATAAAGTGCCTTGGGTAAAACCAAACAGCTACAGTATGTGGGCACCAGATTGTATTGAAAAAAACGGAAAGTATTATTTCTATTTTCCTTCAACAGCTAAAGAGACACTCACTAGTGGAAGAGGATTTACCATTGGTGTGGCCATAGCGGATCAACCAGAAGGACCTTATACTCCAGAATCGCAACCCATAAAAGGTGTAAAAGGGATAGACCCAAATGTATTTATTGACAAAGATGGACAAGCGTATATGTATTGGTCTCAAGGCAATATATATGTTGCAAAACTGAAAGATAATATGGTAGAGCTAGATGGAGAAGTGATTACCATTGATAATTTACCAACAAAAGGACTTAAAGAAGGGCCTTATGTATTTGAAAGAAATGGCGTATATTATTTAACCTATCCACATGTTGAAAACAAGACAGAACGTTTAGAATATGCTATTTCTGATAACCCTTTAGGACCGTTTAAAGTCACTGGAGTTATTATGGATGAATCGCCAACAGGTTGTTGGACCAATCATCAATCCATCATTAATTTTAAAAATCATTGGTACCTATTTTATCATCATAATGATTATTCTCCCAGTTTTGATAAAGCACGTTCTATTAGAGCCGATAAACTATTCTTCAATCCAAATGGCACCATTCAAAAAGTAACACCAACGTTAAGAGGTATTGGCATTTCCCAAGCCGCCAATAAAATTGAAATTGATAGATATAGTAAATTAAGCGAGCAAGGAACTTCTATCACTTTTATAGATACCACTAACACGTTTAAAGGTTGGAAAACGGTTTTTAATAAACAAAACGCGTGGATACAATACAATGACGTAGATTTTGATAAGGAAGGGATTAAACAGGTGAAAATAAAAGCAAAATCGAGTAAAGGCGGTGTAGTTCAAGTGAACACAGAAGGTTTATCTGGCAAGGTTATAGCAGAAATTAATATTCCTGCAACTGAAGAATGGACAGAAATCACAGCCAAAATAAATACTAAATCTAAAGGTATAAAAAATCTGTTTATACAATCTAAAACAGATAACCCAATAGAAATAGATTGGATAACATTTGAACAATAA
- a CDS encoding glycoside hydrolase family 43 protein, protein MKNKQFIMWCTTLLLAFTAVNAQKKAKNAPIFSNVVYEGMDQVYKDNPLKENEFYTPILQGFYPDPAITRKGDDYYMVCSSFAVFPGVPIFHSKDLVNWTDLGGVLNNVDEFNPHDTGISAGVYAPGITYNPHNDTFYMIVTAFSGGLGNIIVKTKDPKQGWGSPIKLDFGGIDPSIFFDDDGKGYVVHNDAPDKGKELYSGHRVIKMWDYDVENDKVIPGTDKIIVDGGVDLSKKPIWIEAPHLYKKDGSYYLMCAEGGTGGWHSEVIFKSDSPKGPFIPAPSNPILTQRYFAKDRENKVDWAGHADLVKGPNDQYYGVFLAVRPNEEDRVNTGRETFILPVDWSGEFPVFENGLIPLEPKLEMPKGVDNKTGQDGFFPNGNFTFKDDFSADKLDYRWIGLRGPREAFIEKAKNGLKILPFETNIKEVKPTSTLFHRQMHRSFSFTTTLEYKPKSEKDLAGVVALQNEGSNYVFGVTKKDKDYYLVLAKNTWPRRQGEIISETLASVKVDIKEPIKLQIKANGDKYEFKYSSNGTDFENLGGIISGAILSTDVAGGFTGAMLGLYATSANDALPK, encoded by the coding sequence ATGAAAAACAAACAATTTATAATGTGGTGCACAACTTTGTTACTTGCTTTTACAGCAGTAAATGCACAAAAAAAAGCTAAGAACGCTCCAATATTTTCTAATGTCGTTTACGAAGGTATGGATCAAGTTTATAAAGATAATCCATTAAAAGAAAACGAATTTTACACGCCTATTCTGCAAGGTTTTTATCCAGATCCTGCGATTACTAGAAAAGGAGATGATTATTACATGGTCTGCTCGTCTTTTGCCGTATTTCCTGGTGTGCCTATTTTTCACTCAAAAGATTTGGTAAATTGGACGGACTTAGGTGGTGTTCTAAATAACGTCGACGAATTCAATCCACACGATACAGGTATTAGTGCAGGTGTGTATGCACCAGGCATCACATACAACCCACATAACGATACATTTTATATGATTGTAACAGCTTTTTCTGGTGGGTTAGGAAATATTATTGTTAAAACCAAAGACCCTAAACAAGGTTGGGGAAGCCCAATAAAACTCGATTTTGGAGGTATAGATCCTTCTATTTTCTTTGATGACGATGGAAAAGGTTACGTGGTCCATAATGATGCACCCGATAAAGGAAAAGAATTATACAGTGGTCATAGGGTAATTAAAATGTGGGACTATGATGTTGAAAATGATAAAGTCATTCCAGGAACCGATAAAATTATTGTAGATGGAGGTGTTGATTTATCCAAAAAACCGATTTGGATTGAAGCACCACACCTTTACAAAAAAGACGGTAGTTACTATTTAATGTGTGCCGAAGGTGGTACAGGCGGATGGCATAGCGAAGTTATTTTCAAAAGTGATAGCCCAAAAGGCCCTTTTATTCCAGCACCAAGTAATCCTATTTTAACACAACGCTATTTTGCAAAAGATCGCGAAAATAAAGTGGATTGGGCAGGACATGCCGATTTAGTTAAAGGACCAAACGACCAATATTATGGCGTGTTTTTAGCAGTGCGTCCTAATGAAGAAGATAGAGTAAATACAGGTCGTGAAACCTTCATTTTACCTGTAGATTGGTCTGGAGAATTTCCAGTTTTTGAAAATGGATTAATTCCGCTTGAGCCTAAATTAGAAATGCCTAAAGGAGTTGACAATAAAACCGGACAAGATGGCTTTTTTCCTAATGGAAATTTCACGTTTAAAGATGATTTTTCTGCAGATAAATTAGACTACCGTTGGATAGGTTTAAGAGGACCTCGTGAAGCGTTTATTGAGAAAGCTAAAAATGGTCTGAAAATCTTGCCTTTTGAAACCAATATTAAAGAGGTAAAGCCAACATCTACGTTGTTTCATAGACAAATGCATAGAAGTTTTTCATTTACAACAACCTTAGAGTATAAACCAAAATCCGAAAAAGATTTAGCAGGTGTTGTTGCACTACAAAATGAAGGTTCTAACTACGTATTTGGTGTAACCAAAAAAGACAAAGATTACTATTTAGTGCTTGCGAAAAATACTTGGCCTAGGAGACAAGGTGAAATAATATCTGAGACCCTTGCCAGCGTTAAAGTTGATATCAAAGAACCTATTAAGCTTCAAATTAAAGCCAATGGTGATAAGTATGAATTTAAATATTCTTCAAATGGAACTGATTTTGAAAACCTTGGAGGTATAATTTCAGGCGCTATTTTGTCTACAGATGTTGCAGGTGGTTTTACAGGTGCAATGCTAGGATTGTATGCAACAAGTGCCAATGATGCTTTACCGAAATAG
- a CDS encoding aldo/keto reductase has product MKTRELGKNGFDVSEVGLGCWQIGGNWGNEIDKKNAFEILNEAIENGVTFFDTADVYGDGRSETLIGEFIKDKGSNIKIATKFGRGANVFPDQYTEKALRDSVEVSCRRLNVEAIDLLQLHCIPSEALLKGDIFNWLRTLKKEGKICHFGASIESVEQGLICLEQEDLQSLQVIYNIFRQKLTSALLPQAKEKGVGIIVRLPLASGLLTGKFNKDTQFLENDHRNFNRDGDAFNVGETFAGLPFEVGVKLSDQLKSYCPDGFSMVDMALRWILDHEAVSTIIPGASSHKHIHNNAAASNLPPLSDELMAELKAFYDNHVHQHIRGVY; this is encoded by the coding sequence ATGAAAACTAGAGAATTAGGTAAAAACGGATTTGATGTAAGCGAAGTCGGTTTAGGATGTTGGCAAATTGGCGGCAATTGGGGTAATGAAATCGATAAAAAAAACGCTTTCGAAATCCTCAATGAAGCTATAGAAAACGGTGTTACTTTTTTTGACACTGCTGATGTTTACGGAGATGGAAGAAGTGAAACCTTAATAGGGGAATTTATTAAAGACAAGGGTTCCAACATTAAAATAGCAACAAAATTTGGGAGAGGTGCTAATGTATTCCCTGATCAGTATACCGAAAAAGCATTAAGAGATAGTGTAGAGGTTTCATGTAGACGCCTTAATGTTGAGGCTATAGATCTTTTACAATTACATTGTATTCCTTCAGAAGCATTACTAAAAGGTGATATTTTCAATTGGTTAAGAACGTTAAAAAAAGAAGGTAAGATATGTCATTTTGGAGCTAGCATAGAGAGTGTAGAACAAGGATTAATTTGTTTGGAGCAAGAAGATCTGCAATCGCTTCAAGTCATCTACAACATCTTTAGACAAAAATTAACCTCCGCATTATTACCACAGGCCAAAGAAAAAGGTGTTGGTATTATTGTGCGTTTACCATTAGCAAGCGGTTTGCTTACTGGAAAATTTAACAAAGACACCCAATTCTTAGAAAATGATCATAGAAACTTCAATCGTGATGGAGATGCTTTTAATGTTGGTGAAACCTTTGCAGGACTACCTTTTGAAGTTGGTGTAAAATTATCTGATCAGTTAAAATCATACTGTCCAGATGGCTTTTCCATGGTAGATATGGCACTTCGTTGGATATTGGATCATGAAGCCGTGTCAACCATAATTCCAGGTGCTAGCTCACATAAACACATTCATAACAATGCCGCAGCAAGTAATTTACCACCCCTTTCAGATGAATTGATGGCTGAATTAAAAGCTTTTTACGACAATCACGTTCATCAGCACATTCGAGGGGTTTACTAA
- a CDS encoding sialate O-acetylesterase, protein MKTRIISLFIAILLPSVLISQNTAKNDIKVFLLAGQSNMDGYGYIKDLPDSLDTEFKNVFIYHGNSLPDEEDNGGLGKWEALKPGHGVNFSSTTDKNNLSDRFGIELSFAKKLQEYYPNQKLAFIKYSRGGTSIDSLAAGSFGSWEADFKGSNGINQYDNALNTIRLALKTKDIDGDGKDDDLIPAGIIWMQGESDASYSEEIAANYYSNLKRLMDLLRASLRTDDLPVVIGKISDSWNDSDGKVWDYGELVQYAQEKYAKEDKNATIVRSTRYYKYSDKWHYDSDGYIDLGEKFADAIYQLNKQ, encoded by the coding sequence ATGAAAACACGCATCATTTCATTATTCATAGCTATCTTATTACCATCAGTGTTAATAAGTCAAAACACGGCTAAAAACGATATTAAAGTTTTTTTATTGGCTGGTCAGTCTAACATGGATGGCTATGGCTACATTAAAGATCTACCTGACTCCTTAGATACTGAATTCAAAAATGTGTTTATCTATCATGGTAATTCTTTGCCAGATGAAGAAGATAATGGTGGTTTGGGCAAATGGGAAGCACTAAAACCTGGTCATGGTGTAAATTTTTCATCAACAACCGATAAAAACAATCTCTCTGATCGTTTTGGAATTGAACTGTCTTTTGCAAAAAAATTGCAAGAATACTACCCCAACCAAAAACTAGCATTTATAAAATATTCACGAGGAGGCACATCTATCGATAGTCTTGCCGCTGGTTCATTTGGTTCTTGGGAAGCTGATTTTAAGGGTTCAAACGGAATTAATCAATATGATAATGCTCTAAATACCATTAGACTAGCTTTAAAGACCAAAGACATTGATGGTGATGGAAAAGATGATGATTTAATTCCTGCCGGAATTATTTGGATGCAAGGCGAAAGTGACGCTTCATATTCAGAAGAAATTGCAGCTAATTACTATTCTAATTTAAAACGATTGATGGATTTACTAAGAGCGAGTTTACGAACTGATGATTTACCAGTTGTCATTGGTAAAATTTCCGACTCATGGAATGATTCAGATGGGAAGGTTTGGGACTATGGAGAACTTGTTCAATATGCTCAAGAAAAATATGCCAAAGAAGATAAAAATGCTACCATAGTAAGAAGTACAAGATATTATAAATATTCAGATAAATGGCACTATGACAGTGATGGTTATATTGATTTAGGCGAAAAATTTGCCGATGCCATTTACCAATTAAATAAACAATAA
- a CDS encoding vanadium-dependent haloperoxidase → MKTSFSILITILFLFTILLFFSCSNGQNKNEAQISVQEQPRGVENLTYKWGNIALTAQANDTKILKPRPTVTSRYLALIFVAIFDAWSQYDEKALPVYLEGIDRIPTKEQTLKNKEIAISYAAFRTLNEYYSSDKVLFQDFMKQLGLDPTDETLDPSTPIGIGNLAAKAVIEARKGDGSNQYGEEGGSNDIPYFNYVSYEPVNSADENIDPNRWQPKYFSDGKGGRFAPGCLTPFWQKVEPIALKSGDQFRPGPPPMIGSEQLKKEVEEVIRLQANLTDYQKALVEFMRDGPQSVQQAGHWLKFAQDVSRRDNHTLDEDVKMYFYNQVVAMDAFIASWDSKMYYDYARPYALVHEYYSGKKIKAWGGVGKGMIEMDGSQWRPYSPDTFLCPPFPSYTSGHSTISGACAEALKLWTGSDTFGSESTLVAGALTEPDNLGDTITLKFPTFTKTAEMAGFSRVLGGYHIQSDNVAGLELGRNVAREAWKFYQMHLGKNKTL, encoded by the coding sequence ATGAAAACATCTTTTTCAATTCTAATTACTATTTTATTCCTTTTTACCATTTTATTATTTTTTAGCTGTAGCAATGGACAGAATAAAAATGAAGCTCAAATTTCAGTACAAGAACAACCCAGAGGTGTTGAAAACCTTACCTACAAATGGGGAAACATAGCGCTCACCGCACAAGCCAATGATACTAAAATATTAAAACCGAGGCCTACTGTAACCTCACGCTACTTGGCATTAATTTTTGTAGCTATTTTTGATGCTTGGTCACAATATGATGAAAAGGCTCTTCCTGTTTATCTTGAGGGTATTGATAGAATACCCACAAAAGAACAAACACTGAAAAACAAAGAAATTGCAATTAGCTATGCCGCATTTCGAACACTCAATGAATATTATTCATCCGATAAAGTACTTTTTCAAGACTTTATGAAGCAATTAGGTTTAGATCCAACTGATGAAACACTAGATCCATCTACACCAATAGGTATTGGTAACTTAGCAGCAAAAGCAGTTATTGAAGCACGTAAGGGTGATGGTTCTAATCAGTATGGCGAAGAAGGCGGGTCAAATGACATTCCTTATTTTAACTATGTGAGCTATGAACCTGTCAATTCTGCAGATGAAAATATTGACCCTAACCGTTGGCAGCCCAAATATTTTTCGGATGGAAAAGGAGGTAGATTCGCACCAGGTTGCTTAACGCCTTTTTGGCAAAAGGTTGAACCTATTGCTTTGAAATCAGGAGATCAATTTCGTCCTGGCCCACCACCAATGATAGGTTCAGAACAATTAAAAAAAGAAGTCGAAGAAGTCATTAGGCTACAAGCTAATCTTACTGACTACCAAAAAGCACTCGTCGAATTTATGCGCGATGGCCCGCAATCCGTACAACAAGCAGGTCATTGGTTAAAATTTGCACAAGACGTGTCACGAAGAGATAACCACACACTTGATGAAGATGTGAAAATGTATTTTTATAATCAAGTCGTAGCAATGGATGCGTTTATAGCCTCTTGGGATTCTAAAATGTATTACGATTATGCTAGACCGTATGCTTTAGTACATGAATATTATAGTGGCAAAAAAATTAAAGCTTGGGGTGGTGTTGGAAAAGGTATGATTGAAATGGACGGAAGTCAATGGCGACCTTATTCTCCAGACACTTTTTTATGCCCACCTTTTCCAAGTTATACCTCTGGTCACAGCACAATAAGCGGAGCATGTGCAGAAGCTCTAAAATTATGGACTGGAAGTGATACATTTGGATCAGAATCAACATTAGTAGCAGGGGCATTAACCGAACCAGACAATTTAGGCGACACCATAACTTTAAAATTTCCAACATTTACAAAAACAGCTGAAATGGCTGGATTTTCAAGGGTTCTAGGTGGTTATCACATTCAATCAGATAATGTTGCTGGTTTAGAACTTGGCCGAAACGTAGCAAGAGAAGCTTGGAAATTTTACCAAATGCATTTAGGAAAAAATAAAACTTTATAA
- a CDS encoding endo-1,4-beta-xylanase, whose amino-acid sequence MKKNFLRLAVLCLISMGCSSDDSNGVTVGGPSGGNDDDGGVSGDPLLYIPTTSLQDLANFPIGNIVSAGRLASASEADFRTILNTDYNSITAENDMKMNNIFIGPDTFDFSDGDAIVTYAKANGMRVHGHALVWHPEYAIPDWLENFAGTDDEFEAHIENFVKTTVEHFAQEKDANGNSIVTGWDVVNEYFDGGNIRSSLFTQRMGQNYIEKIFQWAREADPVVKLFYNDYNIAGETNKRSAILSMVTSFQNNGIPIDGVGMQMHLGLAWPSLQEITTAISDVTNSGLMVHISELDIQVNSNDDITSLTLERAQEQELFYNHVASEYKSIVPSDKQYGITIWGMRDQDSWRYDGGTDWLLLYNSNYEFKISHRGFADGL is encoded by the coding sequence ATGAAAAAGAATTTTTTACGATTAGCAGTTCTTTGCCTAATTTCTATGGGCTGTAGTTCTGATGATAGCAATGGAGTTACTGTGGGTGGTCCTTCAGGAGGAAACGATGATGATGGAGGAGTTTCGGGTGATCCATTATTGTACATTCCCACTACAAGCCTTCAAGATTTGGCCAACTTTCCTATAGGAAATATTGTGTCAGCGGGACGTTTAGCTTCTGCTTCTGAAGCCGATTTTAGAACTATTTTAAATACTGATTATAATAGTATTACAGCGGAAAACGATATGAAAATGAACAACATTTTTATCGGACCGGATACTTTTGATTTTAGTGATGGGGATGCTATTGTTACCTACGCAAAGGCTAACGGTATGAGAGTTCACGGACATGCTTTGGTTTGGCACCCTGAGTATGCTATACCAGATTGGCTCGAAAACTTTGCTGGAACCGATGATGAGTTTGAAGCGCATATTGAAAACTTCGTTAAAACCACTGTAGAACATTTTGCACAAGAGAAAGATGCAAACGGAAATTCTATAGTTACTGGATGGGATGTAGTAAACGAATATTTTGATGGAGGTAATATAAGATCCTCTCTTTTTACCCAAAGAATGGGACAAAATTATATCGAAAAAATCTTTCAATGGGCACGTGAGGCAGATCCTGTTGTTAAATTGTTTTACAACGATTATAATATTGCCGGTGAAACCAATAAGCGTAGTGCAATTTTATCAATGGTAACTAGTTTCCAAAATAACGGAATACCAATCGACGGTGTTGGTATGCAGATGCACCTAGGTCTTGCTTGGCCATCGCTTCAGGAAATTACAACGGCAATATCAGATGTTACTAATTCCGGATTAATGGTTCATATTTCTGAATTAGATATACAAGTAAATTCAAATGATGACATAACGAGCTTAACTTTAGAGCGTGCTCAAGAACAAGAATTATTCTATAACCATGTAGCTTCCGAGTATAAGTCTATCGTACCTTCTGATAAACAATATGGAATTACTATTTGGGGAATGAGAGACCAAGATAGTTGGAGATACGATGGCGGAACTGACTGGCTATTGCTATATAATTCAAATTATGAATTCAAGATTTCGCACCGTGGTTTTGCAGATGGACTTTGA
- a CDS encoding glycoside hydrolase, whose amino-acid sequence MITFKKNLMLFLMALGLSCSSSDDNNGVTVGGPTNPAGPSDPTVLQSDASIITPSETKQNISGFGAATVFRLNSPLSASDMDKLYGNDDGEIGLSILRIRVAPDDNSRAIELNHAQMASNRGALVMATPWSPPADMKTNNDLIGGSLKTESYEDYANYLNDFASYMDTNGVPLEVISIQNEGDYEVSYESCNWSAAQVRDFMRDYGALITNTKLMPSESFQFRHEHTDLTLNDPVAVDNVDIVGGHIYGTALDNYPYPLALEKGKELWMTEHYTSSDRSANLWPDALLVGREIHDCMTIGQYNAYIWWYGKRYYSFIGDGEEGTSNGVVTKRGYVMSNFSKFIKPGYTRIGAGDNPQTGISVSAYSGEGRIVVIAINQTEQTVEQQFVLTGTTSASVTPYITSSSQNLEVQEVVDIEPSIEAFLYDLPPNSITTYVTN is encoded by the coding sequence ATGATAACGTTTAAAAAAAATTTAATGCTCTTTCTGATGGCCTTGGGTTTAAGTTGTAGTAGCAGCGATGATAATAATGGTGTAACTGTTGGTGGGCCTACAAATCCTGCAGGACCTTCAGATCCTACAGTTTTACAGTCAGATGCCTCTATAATTACACCTTCAGAAACCAAACAAAATATAAGTGGATTTGGTGCCGCAACAGTTTTTAGATTGAATAGTCCCCTTAGCGCTAGCGATATGGATAAATTATATGGAAATGATGATGGAGAGATTGGGTTATCAATTCTGAGAATACGTGTTGCCCCAGATGATAATTCTAGGGCTATTGAGCTTAATCATGCACAAATGGCTTCAAATAGAGGAGCTTTGGTTATGGCTACACCATGGAGTCCGCCTGCTGATATGAAGACCAATAATGATCTAATAGGAGGGTCATTAAAGACAGAATCCTATGAAGATTATGCCAATTACCTCAATGATTTTGCATCATACATGGATACTAATGGTGTTCCTTTGGAAGTTATAAGTATTCAAAATGAAGGTGATTATGAAGTTTCCTATGAATCTTGTAATTGGTCTGCCGCTCAAGTACGTGATTTCATGAGGGATTATGGAGCACTTATAACCAATACTAAACTAATGCCCTCTGAGTCTTTTCAGTTTAGGCATGAACATACAGACCTGACACTAAATGACCCAGTAGCGGTAGACAATGTGGATATTGTAGGCGGACACATTTATGGTACAGCACTGGATAATTATCCTTATCCTTTGGCCTTGGAAAAAGGGAAAGAACTGTGGATGACAGAGCACTATACATCCAGTGACAGAAGTGCAAATTTGTGGCCTGATGCTTTGTTAGTTGGTCGGGAAATCCACGATTGTATGACTATCGGTCAATACAACGCTTACATATGGTGGTATGGCAAAAGGTATTACAGCTTTATTGGAGATGGAGAGGAAGGGACTTCTAATGGTGTTGTAACCAAGCGTGGTTATGTAATGTCAAATTTTTCAAAATTCATAAAACCAGGCTACACAAGGATAGGGGCAGGCGATAATCCTCAAACAGGAATATCTGTAAGTGCTTATTCTGGGGAAGGAAGGATTGTGGTTATAGCTATAAACCAAACAGAACAAACAGTAGAACAACAGTTTGTACTTACAGGAACTACTAGTGCCAGCGTTACCCCTTACATCACGAGCAGTTCTCAGAATCTAGAAGTACAGGAAGTAGTTGATATAGAACCAAGCATAGAAGCATTTTTGTATGATTTGCCACCTAATAGTATTACAACTTATGTCACTAATTAA